The following coding sequences lie in one Nerophis lumbriciformis linkage group LG02, RoL_Nlum_v2.1, whole genome shotgun sequence genomic window:
- the gnrh3 gene encoding gonadotropin-releasing hormone 3 yields MDRALMHVLLLALLLQGALAQHWSYGWLPGGKRSVGELEATIRMMGTGGVVSLPEEASAQTHERRRPYNVIDDDSSHFERKKRFPYK; encoded by the exons ATGGATCGAGCGCTAATGCACGTGTTGTTGTTGGCCTTGCTGCTGCAGGGCGCCCTGGCGCAGCACTGGTCCTACGGCTGGCTACCGGGCGGGAAGAGGAGCGTGGGGGAGCTGGAGGCAACCATCAGG ATGATGGGTACAGGGGGTGTGGTGTCCCTTCCAGAAGAGGCGAGTGCCCAAACCCATGAGAGACGTCGACCATACAATGTC ATTGACGACGATTCCAGTCATTTTGAGCGAAAGAAAAGGTTCCCTTATAAGTGA